A genomic window from Paenibacillus sp. FSL K6-0276 includes:
- a CDS encoding ATP-binding protein — translation MDKDWTSILIRLLSEESAYKSLYDNHPNLIIVLDRQGRCVGTNRTFYLGSSAEAPFQDIGLTSPKKRNHGDVAYFEAALQGNPSSFELQDMENPKADSVRVNFIPITMEEGIAGVFAIIQVANGNYLSHSEVLQDWLDTLADSFIVELPDKAELEINFKPTSAAAVEDKRSSLILNSVSAGIFVLDTTGRTLFINREGADMLGYQPAELVGLKLMEYIHHIQGDGSRYSTPECQISLTIEDGIIRRKDDEIFWRKDGTSFFVNYRVAPLIDGGVVAGAVIAFSDITNAREIIRAKESAEQAAQAKSDFLAMMSHEIRTPMNGMIGMSDLLLETDLGEEQRGYVEILRSSSYTLLQILNDILDFSKMEAGKMPLQSEKFDLREMLSDIIDLFTPKAEEKKLALRWWADTSVPTTLMADPIRLRQVIVNLVGNALKFTEQGSVTLSVKNIPLSDSKEYLLEFSVRDTGVGIADNKLNLLFQSFSQLHPTINRKYGGTGLGLAICKQLVELMGGTIFVESEENKGSTFRFMLPFIKEEVELKITLY, via the coding sequence GTGGATAAAGACTGGACGTCCATTCTAATAAGATTGCTTTCAGAAGAGAGCGCTTATAAATCGTTATATGACAATCATCCTAATTTGATAATTGTTTTGGATAGGCAAGGTCGCTGCGTAGGAACGAATCGTACTTTCTATCTAGGATCCAGCGCAGAAGCACCGTTCCAAGATATAGGTCTAACATCACCTAAGAAAAGAAACCATGGTGATGTTGCATATTTTGAGGCTGCCCTACAGGGAAATCCATCTAGCTTTGAGTTGCAAGATATGGAGAACCCCAAAGCGGACTCTGTGAGGGTTAACTTTATTCCTATAACAATGGAAGAGGGAATTGCTGGGGTATTCGCGATCATTCAGGTTGCTAACGGCAACTATCTTTCTCATTCGGAAGTGTTACAAGACTGGCTAGACACATTGGCGGATTCCTTCATTGTTGAATTACCCGATAAGGCAGAACTGGAGATAAACTTCAAGCCTACTTCCGCTGCTGCAGTCGAGGATAAGCGTTCGAGCCTTATTCTGAATTCTGTCTCAGCAGGAATATTCGTGCTCGATACTACGGGGCGGACCCTCTTTATTAACCGTGAGGGAGCGGATATGCTAGGCTACCAGCCCGCAGAATTAGTTGGTCTCAAGCTTATGGAGTATATTCATCATATCCAAGGTGATGGCTCACGTTATTCGACTCCTGAATGTCAGATCAGTCTTACGATTGAGGATGGAATTATCCGCAGGAAAGACGATGAGATCTTCTGGCGTAAGGATGGAACCAGTTTCTTCGTTAATTATCGGGTGGCGCCTCTTATTGATGGGGGGGTGGTCGCAGGTGCAGTTATTGCCTTTAGCGATATCACGAATGCGCGAGAAATCATTCGAGCTAAGGAATCTGCAGAGCAGGCAGCGCAAGCCAAATCGGATTTCTTGGCCATGATGAGTCATGAAATTCGGACCCCGATGAATGGTATGATCGGGATGTCTGATCTTTTACTTGAAACTGATCTTGGAGAAGAACAGCGAGGTTATGTCGAGATTTTACGAAGCAGTAGTTACACGCTATTACAGATCTTGAATGACATTCTTGATTTCAGCAAGATGGAAGCGGGTAAAATGCCACTGCAGTCCGAAAAGTTTGATCTCCGGGAGATGTTATCAGACATCATTGATTTATTCACGCCTAAAGCCGAAGAGAAGAAGTTGGCCTTGAGATGGTGGGCAGATACAAGTGTTCCAACAACTTTAATGGCCGATCCGATCCGTTTGCGACAGGTTATCGTCAATTTGGTAGGAAATGCCCTGAAATTCACAGAACAAGGAAGTGTCACGCTATCGGTTAAGAACATTCCACTCTCGGATTCAAAAGAATATTTACTGGAGTTCTCAGTACGTGATACAGGTGTAGGTATTGCCGATAATAAACTCAATCTATTGTTTCAATCCTTCTCACAGCTGCATCCGACCATCAATCGTAAATATGGCGGTACAGGTTTGGGACTCGCTATTTGTAAGCAGCTTGTTGAGCTGATGGGAGGGACAATCTTTGTAGAGAGCGAAGAGAATAAAGGCTCAACGTTCCGGTTTATGCTTCCTTTCATAAAAGAAGAGGTAGAATTAAAAATAACTCTATACTAG
- a CDS encoding DegV family protein: MSTVKIFSDSTSDLPQSWKDTYDIGIVPLYVVFEEGTYKDGKDITPEEVYRRVAVSGVLPKTAAPSPADFMAAFNPVISSGNDIVYISLSSSLSSTYQNTLLAAGEFPEGRVQVIDSQTLCGGIALLVMKAVRAAEKGLSAVEIAAMLEHSRNLVETEFVVDTLDYLYMGGRCSGMQNFIGSLLKIRPVLKLVEGSIVPISKSRGKKEKAVEQMLQNALVNVDHMDKELLIIVHTLAEEDALYLEKALREQTQVEEIAIIHAGCVIGSHCGPHTVGLMYMLQD, from the coding sequence ATGTCTACTGTAAAAATTTTTTCAGATAGCACTTCCGACTTGCCTCAAAGCTGGAAGGATACTTATGATATCGGCATCGTTCCCCTTTACGTAGTATTTGAAGAGGGAACCTACAAAGATGGTAAAGATATCACACCAGAAGAAGTGTATCGCCGTGTAGCCGTTAGCGGAGTATTGCCGAAGACTGCAGCACCTTCGCCAGCTGACTTTATGGCCGCTTTTAATCCGGTAATTAGTAGTGGAAATGATATTGTATATATCAGCCTCTCCTCTTCACTATCCTCTACATATCAGAATACACTTTTGGCTGCTGGGGAATTCCCTGAGGGGCGTGTACAGGTTATTGATTCACAGACTTTATGTGGAGGCATAGCCCTTCTCGTTATGAAAGCTGTCAGAGCCGCTGAAAAAGGTCTCAGTGCCGTAGAGATTGCAGCTATGCTGGAGCACAGTCGCAATCTTGTAGAAACAGAATTCGTTGTAGATACGCTAGATTACTTATATATGGGTGGACGCTGTTCAGGTATGCAGAATTTCATCGGTAGTCTACTCAAAATCCGCCCTGTGTTAAAACTAGTGGAGGGTAGCATCGTACCTATTAGCAAAAGCCGTGGCAAAAAAGAAAAAGCCGTGGAACAAATGCTCCAGAATGCTTTAGTTAACGTCGATCATATGGATAAAGAACTGCTCATTATTGTGCATACCTTGGCGGAAGAAGATGCCTTATATTTAGAAAAGGCTCTACGAGAACAGACTCAGGTAGAAGAAATTGCGATCATCCATGCAGGATGTGTTATTGGCAGTCATTGTGGCCCGCATACTGTAGGTCTCATGTATATGCTTCAGGATTAA
- a CDS encoding AraC family transcriptional regulator codes for MNSREMEDLEWLIRMKEALDYMESKMEEPFNVEDIAKVAYSSPFHFQRMFYMLTGVSVKDYVRKRRLTLAAQELAISKVKVLDVALKYGYDSPESFAKAFRKAHGITPSAARESGVQLKAFPRLSFHLSLKGDKEMDYRIEKRDAFNVIGLVEEMTTKDGENLRRIPQLWIEANANGMSDKLIEIGVDKDILGICKDFNHEKETFSYWIAVEASPETDAQGFASTTIPAASWAVFTSVGPMPDAIQQTWARIFQEWFPSTGYETTGGPEFELYLPGRPDAEDYRCEIWIPVMKKD; via the coding sequence ATGAACTCAAGGGAGATGGAAGACTTGGAATGGCTTATCCGCATGAAAGAGGCTTTAGATTATATGGAGAGCAAGATGGAGGAACCCTTTAATGTAGAAGATATAGCAAAGGTGGCTTATTCCTCCCCCTTTCACTTCCAGCGCATGTTCTACATGCTTACAGGAGTATCAGTCAAAGACTATGTCCGTAAACGTAGATTGACTCTGGCTGCACAGGAACTCGCTATTTCTAAAGTTAAGGTGCTGGACGTCGCACTAAAGTACGGATATGACTCACCCGAGTCGTTTGCCAAAGCATTCCGCAAGGCACATGGAATTACTCCTTCTGCTGCGCGGGAGTCAGGGGTACAGCTCAAAGCCTTCCCTAGACTCTCCTTCCATCTATCACTGAAGGGAGATAAAGAAATGGACTACAGAATTGAGAAAAGAGACGCCTTTAATGTTATCGGACTAGTAGAGGAAATGACAACGAAAGATGGGGAAAATCTACGCCGCATCCCCCAGTTGTGGATCGAAGCTAACGCAAATGGTATGTCGGATAAGCTGATTGAGATCGGTGTAGATAAGGATATACTTGGTATTTGTAAAGATTTCAATCACGAAAAAGAAACCTTCTCCTATTGGATCGCTGTCGAAGCCTCTCCAGAGACTGATGCTCAGGGCTTTGCTTCTACAACGATACCAGCTGCGAGTTGGGCTGTGTTCACCTCAGTAGGACCGATGCCAGATGCTATCCAGCAAACATGGGCACGGATCTTTCAGGAATGGTTCCCTTCAACAGGCTACGAAACTACAGGAGGACCCGAGTTTGAACTATACCTTCCGGGCAGACCAGACGCAGAGGACTATCGCTGTGAAATCTGGATACCGGTCATGAAAAAAGATTAA
- a CDS encoding alpha-glucosidase, with protein sequence MKRTFWKEAVVYQIYPRSFQDSNGDGIGDLQGIISRLDYLKKLGVDVVWLSPVYKSPNDDNGYDISDYEDIMDEFGTLKDWEELLTGLHDRGIKLMMDLVINHSSDEHKWFVESRSSKNNPYRDYYIWRPGGPNGERPNNWSSIFSGPAWELDETTGEYYLHLFSRKQPDLNWDNPKLREELYKMITFWLDKGVDGLRMDVINLISKAEGLPSFQIEGQAPEELAWGGDYFMNGPRVHEFLHEMNQKVLSNYDIMTVGETPGASVEDAVLYTDEDREELQMVFQFEHMDVDSGPGGKWDVAPWTLTKLRDILHKWQVGLAEKGWNSLYLNNHDQPRMVSRFGDDEKYRVISAKMLATLLHTLKGTPYIYQGEEIGMTNVKFTALEDYKDIEILNMYREKVTEGDADHDTILNAIHIKGRDNARTPIQWDASTNAGFTEGEPWLKVNPNYKDINVEQALADSDSIFYYYQKLIALRKENPIMAYGEYKLLLPEHENIYTYTRTLDDDQWLVLLNFSETPQTVDLSAELSAVTELIIGNYPDESSTLEILRPYEARVYRLQD encoded by the coding sequence ATGAAAAGAACATTTTGGAAGGAAGCTGTCGTCTACCAAATCTATCCTCGCAGCTTTCAAGATAGCAATGGTGACGGTATTGGAGATCTGCAGGGAATCATTTCACGTCTGGATTATTTGAAGAAGCTCGGAGTCGATGTAGTTTGGTTGTCGCCTGTATATAAATCGCCAAATGATGATAATGGTTATGACATCAGCGATTATGAAGATATTATGGATGAATTCGGCACGCTAAAAGACTGGGAGGAACTCCTGACCGGACTACATGATCGTGGCATTAAGCTAATGATGGACCTTGTAATCAACCACTCTTCAGATGAACATAAATGGTTCGTAGAGTCCCGTTCGTCAAAGAATAATCCGTACCGTGATTACTACATTTGGCGTCCGGGTGGACCGAATGGTGAACGCCCCAACAATTGGAGCTCCATATTCAGCGGTCCGGCTTGGGAACTAGATGAGACTACCGGTGAATACTATCTACATCTGTTCTCACGCAAGCAACCGGATCTCAACTGGGACAATCCAAAGCTTCGCGAGGAATTATACAAGATGATTACCTTCTGGCTCGACAAGGGTGTGGATGGATTGCGGATGGACGTTATTAATTTGATTTCTAAAGCGGAAGGGCTACCTTCCTTTCAAATTGAAGGCCAAGCTCCAGAGGAACTAGCATGGGGTGGCGATTACTTTATGAATGGACCCCGGGTTCACGAATTTTTACATGAAATGAACCAAAAGGTACTTTCCAACTATGACATTATGACCGTCGGGGAAACGCCAGGGGCTTCGGTAGAGGATGCCGTTCTTTATACAGACGAAGATCGCGAAGAACTTCAGATGGTGTTCCAATTCGAACATATGGATGTGGATTCCGGTCCAGGAGGCAAGTGGGATGTAGCCCCATGGACATTAACCAAGCTGCGCGATATTCTTCATAAATGGCAGGTTGGTCTGGCAGAGAAGGGTTGGAATAGTCTGTACTTAAATAATCATGACCAGCCGCGTATGGTTTCAAGGTTTGGTGATGATGAGAAGTACCGCGTGATATCTGCCAAAATGCTCGCAACCTTACTACATACACTTAAAGGCACCCCCTATATTTACCAAGGTGAAGAAATTGGAATGACGAATGTAAAATTCACAGCTTTGGAAGATTATAAAGACATCGAAATTCTGAATATGTACCGTGAAAAAGTAACAGAGGGTGACGCAGATCATGATACGATTCTGAACGCTATCCATATCAAAGGCCGGGATAATGCTCGTACGCCAATTCAATGGGATGCTTCTACGAATGCTGGTTTTACAGAGGGTGAGCCATGGCTCAAAGTTAATCCGAACTACAAGGATATTAACGTGGAGCAAGCATTGGCAGATTCTGATTCGATCTTCTACTACTACCAAAAGCTAATTGCTTTACGCAAAGAGAATCCCATTATGGCGTACGGTGAATATAAGCTACTCCTGCCTGAGCATGAGAATATCTATACTTACACTAGAACATTAGATGATGATCAATGGCTGGTCCTGCTGAATTTCAGCGAAACTCCACAAACCGTTGATCTCTCTGCAGAGCTGAGTGCCGTTACTGAGTTAATCATTGGAAATTACCCAGATGAATCATCAACATTAGAAATCTTGCGTCCTTACGAAGCAAGAGTGTACAGATTACAAGACTGA
- a CDS encoding glycoside hydrolase family 65 protein, with product MKQYLTIDEWSIIEESFDPQTQEISESVFSLGNGFMGGRANFEEQYSGSSLQGSYMAGVYYPDKTRVGWWKNGYPEYFAKVLNSTNWIGINIDIEGTPLDLAKCTVSDFRRVLNMKEGTLSRSFTATLEDGKQVKVESIRFVSMTRQEIGAIRYSIIPVNFAGNITITPYLDGDVKNKDSNYDEKFWNEVEKQAAPEGGHLTLKTKKLDFHVTSAMAFDILVNGEKINGEKINAEAESIEQEKYVASKTNVTVQTGDQIVIYKYVANVTSRNHGLGQLVEAAQTALQAAKEAGFVPLLTEQIEAWREKWKESDIIIEGDVSAQQAIRFNIFQLNQTYNGEDDRLNIGPKGFTGEKYGGSTYWDTEAYCVPFYLSTADSSIARNLLIYRYKHLEKAKENARKLGFAKGALYPMVTMNGEECHNEWEITFEEIHRNGAIAYAIYNYVNYTGDKAYLGQYGLEVLVEISRFWEERVHYAHRKDKYVMLGVTGPNEYENNVNNNWYTNRMASWTMEYTLEALDYLKKNESTRYAELVDKLGLKESETAKWNDIIAKMYYPADEELGIFLQQDGFLDKEIIQVKDLAPENLPLNQKWSWDRILRSCFIKQADVLQGLFFLGDRYDLDTKKQNFDFYEPITVHESSLSPCIHSILACELGYKDKAYEMYLRTSRLDLDNYNNDTEDGLHSTSMAGTWMSIVHGFGGLRVHDGRLALSPSNPGHWTAYSFKIMFRGSRLKVSVSDAQVTVTNETDIPASITIYDKEYTVNGLSSITADSNSVTV from the coding sequence GTGAAACAATATTTAACAATTGATGAATGGTCCATTATTGAAGAATCTTTTGATCCACAGACTCAAGAAATCTCTGAAAGCGTATTTAGTCTTGGCAACGGTTTTATGGGTGGTCGAGCTAATTTTGAAGAGCAATATAGTGGTAGTAGCCTACAAGGCAGCTACATGGCTGGCGTGTACTATCCTGACAAAACACGGGTCGGCTGGTGGAAGAACGGCTATCCCGAATATTTTGCCAAAGTACTGAACAGCACGAACTGGATCGGTATTAACATCGACATCGAAGGAACTCCTCTTGATCTGGCAAAATGCACTGTTTCCGATTTCCGCCGTGTACTTAACATGAAGGAAGGTACGCTTTCCCGTAGCTTCACTGCCACGCTCGAAGATGGTAAACAAGTTAAAGTTGAGAGTATCCGGTTCGTCAGCATGACTCGTCAAGAAATCGGCGCTATTCGTTACTCCATCATTCCTGTAAATTTTGCAGGCAATATTACGATCACTCCTTATCTCGACGGCGATGTTAAGAACAAGGATTCCAACTATGACGAGAAATTCTGGAATGAAGTTGAGAAGCAAGCAGCACCTGAAGGTGGGCACCTCACCCTTAAGACTAAAAAACTCGATTTTCATGTAACCTCTGCTATGGCTTTTGATATCCTTGTCAACGGTGAGAAGATCAACGGTGAGAAGATCAACGCTGAAGCTGAATCGATTGAACAAGAGAAATATGTTGCCAGTAAAACGAATGTAACCGTACAAACAGGCGATCAAATCGTCATTTATAAATATGTAGCAAACGTTACCTCCCGTAATCACGGTCTTGGACAATTGGTCGAAGCCGCTCAAACTGCCCTGCAAGCTGCTAAGGAAGCTGGTTTCGTCCCCCTTCTGACAGAACAAATTGAAGCTTGGAGAGAGAAGTGGAAAGAAAGCGACATCATTATTGAAGGTGACGTTTCGGCACAGCAAGCGATTCGCTTTAATATTTTCCAGTTGAACCAAACCTACAATGGTGAAGATGACCGTCTGAACATTGGACCTAAAGGCTTTACGGGTGAAAAATACGGCGGCAGCACTTACTGGGATACAGAGGCGTATTGCGTTCCCTTCTATCTAAGTACAGCGGACTCCTCTATTGCTCGCAACCTGTTGATCTACCGTTACAAACATTTGGAGAAGGCTAAGGAGAATGCTCGTAAGCTTGGTTTCGCAAAAGGCGCATTGTATCCAATGGTTACAATGAACGGCGAAGAGTGTCACAATGAGTGGGAAATTACGTTTGAAGAAATTCACCGGAACGGTGCTATTGCCTACGCGATTTACAACTATGTGAACTACACTGGAGACAAAGCTTATCTAGGTCAATATGGTCTTGAAGTTCTAGTTGAAATCTCCCGCTTCTGGGAAGAACGTGTTCACTACGCGCACCGTAAAGACAAATATGTGATGCTTGGCGTAACAGGACCTAATGAATATGAAAATAACGTAAATAATAACTGGTACACCAACCGGATGGCTTCCTGGACTATGGAATATACCTTAGAAGCTCTGGATTATCTGAAAAAGAACGAATCCACGCGCTATGCAGAACTAGTTGACAAACTAGGGCTCAAAGAAAGCGAAACCGCAAAATGGAATGATATCATTGCCAAGATGTATTATCCTGCGGATGAAGAACTGGGTATCTTCTTGCAGCAAGATGGCTTCCTAGACAAAGAGATTATTCAAGTCAAGGATCTGGCACCTGAGAACCTGCCACTAAACCAAAAATGGTCATGGGATCGTATTCTGCGTTCTTGCTTCATTAAACAAGCGGATGTTCTACAGGGATTATTTTTCTTAGGAGATCGTTACGATCTCGATACTAAAAAACAGAATTTCGACTTTTACGAGCCGATCACTGTTCATGAGTCCTCCCTATCCCCTTGTATCCACTCTATTCTAGCCTGCGAGCTGGGATATAAGGATAAGGCTTATGAAATGTACTTGCGTACTTCAAGACTGGATCTTGATAACTATAACAATGACACCGAAGACGGCTTACACAGCACTAGCATGGCTGGTACTTGGATGTCGATCGTACATGGCTTCGGCGGACTACGTGTGCATGATGGCAGATTGGCGCTAAGCCCATCTAACCCAGGTCATTGGACAGCGTACTCTTTCAAAATCATGTTCCGTGGCTCCCGTCTTAAAGTAAGCGTTTCGGACGCACAGGTTACTGTTACGAATGAAACTGATATCCCAGCTTCTATTACTATCTACGACAAAGAATATACCGTGAACGGACTAAGCAGCATCACTGCTGATAGCAATTCCGTCACAGTATAA
- the pgmB gene encoding beta-phosphoglucomutase yields MMEIKACLFDLDGVIVDTAKYHYIAWKELADGLGFLFTEQDNERLKGVSRTASLNILLEIGGLTIDEEEKAKLAEQKNNRYVEYIAKMDSSEILPGALDFLKECRENGIKVALGSASKNAMTILNNTGLTPYFDAIIDGTHTSAAKPDPEVFLLGAKALGAAPEHCVVFEDAEAGIEAATRAGMFSVGIGSPETLNAANIVVPSLAHMSVSQLKKSFS; encoded by the coding sequence ATGATGGAAATTAAAGCCTGCTTGTTCGATTTGGATGGTGTTATCGTTGATACTGCCAAATACCATTATATTGCATGGAAAGAGCTTGCAGATGGATTGGGATTTCTCTTCACAGAACAAGATAACGAACGCCTTAAAGGAGTCAGCAGAACTGCCTCGCTAAACATTTTGCTGGAAATCGGCGGACTAACTATCGATGAAGAAGAGAAAGCTAAGCTTGCGGAACAGAAGAATAATCGTTATGTCGAATATATTGCAAAGATGGATAGCTCAGAGATTCTGCCAGGTGCACTTGATTTCCTGAAAGAGTGCCGTGAGAATGGCATCAAAGTTGCTCTCGGTTCTGCCAGTAAGAACGCAATGACGATATTAAATAATACCGGATTGACCCCTTACTTTGATGCGATCATCGATGGTACACACACTAGTGCTGCTAAACCTGATCCGGAAGTTTTCCTGTTAGGAGCTAAAGCACTTGGCGCTGCTCCCGAGCACTGTGTTGTCTTCGAAGATGCTGAAGCAGGAATTGAGGCCGCTACCCGGGCTGGTATGTTCAGTGTTGGAATTGGTTCACCGGAAACGCTCAATGCAGCAAATATCGTTGTTCCATCACTCGCTCATATGAGTGTGTCACAGCTCAAAAAATCTTTTTCTTAA
- a CDS encoding LacI family DNA-binding transcriptional regulator produces the protein MTVTIKDVAKKAGVSPSTVSRVLSNHPRISLETSRKVKAIMEDMGYTPNMMAKSLVSKTTNSICFSLPKPAEELFSNLFFMELIRGIVTQASRSGYDVLISSGANEKEELEAVSRLLKGRRVDGVILLYSRTDDAVIDFLESNDYPFVLVGRSDRYENILSVDNDNVMAAYDATNHLISMGHERIGFVSGPPNLIVSRDRLAGYRKALQNSGLEMRDEWIVEGEFLQDSGYRAMSFFMNLPNRPTALVAVDDMVSFGILRGLNELKYKVPDDLAIVSFNNIPLSELSSPPISSIDIGIYHLGYTASQVLIQNIKSPNHDAGYTNRFVIPHRLIVRESSMHSHAKNKTE, from the coding sequence ATGACAGTTACCATTAAGGATGTGGCCAAGAAAGCGGGAGTATCTCCCTCCACGGTATCCCGGGTATTGTCCAATCATCCCAGAATCAGCCTGGAAACTTCCCGCAAGGTCAAAGCTATTATGGAGGATATGGGCTATACCCCTAACATGATGGCTAAGAGTCTAGTGTCGAAAACTACAAACAGCATATGCTTCAGTCTTCCTAAACCTGCTGAAGAGCTGTTCTCAAATCTATTTTTCATGGAATTAATCCGTGGAATCGTTACACAAGCTAGCCGTTCCGGCTACGATGTGTTAATTAGCTCCGGAGCAAACGAGAAAGAAGAGTTGGAAGCTGTTTCAAGACTTCTAAAGGGTCGCCGTGTAGATGGTGTTATTCTGCTTTACTCTCGTACGGATGATGCTGTTATTGATTTTCTGGAGAGCAACGATTATCCATTCGTGCTAGTAGGCCGAAGTGATCGATATGAGAATATTTTATCTGTCGATAATGACAATGTGATGGCAGCATACGATGCAACTAATCACCTCATTTCAATGGGGCATGAACGAATTGGCTTCGTAAGTGGACCGCCGAATCTAATTGTTTCTCGCGATCGGCTCGCAGGATATCGTAAAGCATTACAGAATAGTGGCCTTGAAATGCGTGATGAATGGATTGTAGAAGGTGAATTTCTACAGGATAGCGGATATAGAGCGATGTCTTTTTTCATGAATTTGCCTAATCGGCCTACTGCGCTCGTTGCGGTTGATGATATGGTATCGTTCGGAATTTTACGCGGATTGAATGAACTGAAATACAAAGTGCCTGACGATCTCGCTATTGTAAGCTTTAACAATATTCCATTATCTGAATTATCCAGCCCTCCGATCAGTAGTATTGATATTGGAATTTATCATCTTGGATACACCGCATCTCAGGTACTTATCCAGAATATCAAGAGTCCAAATCACGATGCTGGTTATACAAATCGATTTGTTATTCCACATCGACTGATCGTGAGAGAGTCATCTATGCACTCTCATGCTAAGAACAAAACCGAATGA